A region of the Candidatus Delongbacteria bacterium genome:
ACAACATTATCAACGATGCAAAATTCCAATTAAAAGCCTGTTCAGGAACAATCGTTACTTTCTCCTTATTTACAGAACTTATAAAAGGTAAGGAGATTGAATTTCTTAACAAAATTGATCATGATTTGATAAATGATGAATTGGGCGGACTACCAGCAAAAAAAGCTCACAGCATCCGTCTAGTATTGGAAGCAAGAGATGAGATCTTAAA
Encoded here:
- a CDS encoding iron-sulfur cluster assembly scaffold protein, with the translated sequence MYSQTYMKHFSNPQNVGKIENADDVIEVINKEEGCFDTVNLYIKYDDNIINDAKFQLKACSGTIVTFSLFTELIKGKEIEFLNKIDHDLINDELGGLPAKKAHSIRLVLEARDEILKRKNKE